A single genomic interval of Zingiber officinale cultivar Zhangliang chromosome 4A, Zo_v1.1, whole genome shotgun sequence harbors:
- the LOC121969416 gene encoding uncharacterized membrane protein At1g16860-like: MGSRFPSHQLSNGLYVSGRPEPPKEKPPTMSSTAMPYTGGDIKKSGELGKMFDLHVEKSRKSGPLNASSRNASFGGATSQSGPIASNNSCRSSYSGSLSTAVPGSGPSLITGSSNRQKSNSGPLKHGDSMKKSSGPQSGGVTPMVRQSSGPIAPVLPTTGLITSGPISSGPLNSSGAPRKVSGPLDSAGSIKLHNASIVHNQAVTKLSEEDDYSFSDGLPKAFLWCVGLLFVMGFIAGGFILGAVHNAILLIVILVIFGIVAALAIWNTCFGRRAITGFIARYPDAELRNAKDGQYVKVTGVVTCGNVPLESSFHKVPRCVYTSTSLYEYRGWDSAAANTQHRRFTWGLRSLERHVVDFYISDFQSGLRALVKTGNGARVTPYVDESVVVDINANNDLSPEFLRWLRERNLSADDRVMRLKEGYIKEGSTVSVMGIVQRNENVLMIVPSSEPFSTGCQWARCILPTSLEGIVLRCEDTSKTDIIPV; encoded by the exons ATGGGTTCCAGATTCCCATCGCATCAACTTAGCAATGGCTTGTATGTTTCAGGTCGTCCTGAGCCACCGAAAGAGAAACCACCAACAATGAGCTCCACAGCCATGCCTTATACAGGTGGTGATATAAAGAAGTCTGGAGAACTAGGGAAGATGTTTGATTTGCATGTGGAGAAGTCCAGAAAATCTGGACCTCTTAATGCTTCTTCTAGGAACGCATCATTTGGAGGTGCTACTTCTCAGTCTGGACCTATCGCATCTAATAACTCTTGCCGGTCTAGCTATTCCGGTTCTTTATCAACTGCAGTTCCTGGTTCTGGTCCTTCACTAATCACTGGAAGCTCCAATAGGCAGAAATCTAACTCTGGGCCACTTAAACATGGGGATTCAATGAAGAAGTCATCTGGTCCTCAATCTGGAGGAGTCACTCCGATGGTTCGTCAAAGTTCGGGTCCAATCGCACCGGTGCTTCCAACTACAGGGCTCATCACGTCTGGACCAATTTCATCTGGACCTCTTAACTCATCTGGTGCACCAAGAAAAGTATCTGGTCCTCTGGATTCAGCTGGTTCAATAAAGCTACACAATGCCTCTATTGTTCATAATCAGGCAGTCACCAAACTAAGCGAGGAGGATGACTATTCTTTCAGTGATGGTTTGCCTAAGGCATTCTTGTGGTGTGTGGGTTTGTTGTTTGTGATGGGGTTTATTGCAGGCGGCTTCATCCTTGGTGCTGTTCACAACGCCATTCTTCTCATAGTCATTCTGGTTATATTTGGAATTGTTGCTGCACTTGCCATTTGGAATACTTGCTTTGGAAGGAGAGCAATCACAGGATTCATTGCCCGTTATCCTGATGCTGAGCTGAGAAATGCAAAAGATGGCCAGTATGTCAAGGTCACCGGG GTTGTTACATGTGGAAATGTCCCTCTTGAGTCATCTTTCCACAAGGTTCCGAGATGTgtgtacacatctacaagcttatATGAATACAGAGGATGGGATTCAGCGGCCGCCAACACCCAGCATCGCCGTTTTACTTGGGGACTGAGATCATTGGAG AGGCACGTGGTCGACTTTTATATATCAGATTTCCAATCTGGACTTAGAGCTCTGGTAAAAACTGGAAATGGTGCTAGAGTAACACCATATGTCGACGAATCTGTGGTCGTGGACATCAATGCAAACAACGACCTGTCTCCGGAATTTCTCAGATGGCTGCGGGAAAGAAACCTCTCTGCTGATGATCGGGTGATGCGACTGAAGGAAGG CTACATCAAAGAGGGAAGCACTGTCAGTGTGATGGGGATCGTCCAAAGGAATGAAAATGTGCTGATGATAGTTCCATCTTCGGAGCCCTTCTCTACTGGATGCCAGTGGGCTCGATGTATACTCCCCACGAGCCTCGAAGGGATCGTGTTGAGATGCGAGGACACTTCGAAGACCGATATCATTCCCGTCTAG
- the LOC121973089 gene encoding CASP-like protein 2C1, translating into MELAGAECGTRALSLAFAAMAALLVGLDRETETVVFIRRTATARDLTALWVMTVTASVAAGYHFLQLCRCMASAGLGRSSSLQSKLAAWLQFLLDQGAAYATFLTTMAGLQGSLVGVFGVHKLQWMKLCNIYGRFCREIGGGVICALVATFTMAIVAAISAHRLFKLYPRGSLHSK; encoded by the exons CTGGCGGGAGCAGAGTGCGGCACGAGGGCTCTGTCCCTGGCGTTCGCTGCCATGGCTGCTCTCCTCGTAGGCCTGGACAGAGAGACCGAGACGGTGGTATTCATCAGGAGAACGGCCACTGCCAGGGATTTGACTGCCCTTTG GGTGATGACCGTGACTGCTTCTGTGGCCGCCGGGTATCACTTTCTGCAGCTCTGCAGGTGCATGGCTTCGGCCGGCCTTGGCCGGAGTTCGAGTCTGCAGAGCAAGTTGGCGGCGTGGCTCCAGTTCCTGCTAGACCAG GGAGCCGCATATGCCACCTTCCTAACAACCATGGCGGGGCTCCAAGGGTCGCTGGTGGGGGTGTTCGGCGTGCAcaaattgcaatggatgaagcTATGCAACATCTACGGTAGGTTCTGCCGGGAGATTGGCGGCGGTGTGATATGCGCGTTAGTCGCAACTTTCACCATGGCAATTGTGGCAGCCATCTCCGCCCACCGCCTTTTCAAGCTCTATCCTCGCGGCTCTTTACACTCAAAGTAG
- the LOC121973088 gene encoding GATA transcription factor 24-like codes for MSENPNPPAGELFAAADAGGHEMEDGRYAPGENEKVEMEGPSEPSNQGDANGGTMPGADAGSQLVLSFQGNVYVVDNVSPEKVEAVMVLLGRQEMCRTRIGSLTSFREKKKSRNFKNNIRGEVRKEDALRMQRDKGRFTSSKTQHEDPNSGATTSDATENDSSRTNQEPEVYK; via the exons ATGAGCGAGAACCCTAATCCTCCCGCTGGGGAGTTGTTTGCTGCAGCGGACGCTGGCGGCCACGAGATGGAGGACGGCCGGTATGCGCCCGGGGAGAATGAGAAGGTAGAGATGGAGGGGCCTTCCGAACCGAGCAATCAAGGGGACGCTAACGGGGGGACCATGCCCGGCGCGGATGCAGGTAGTCAGCTCGTCTTATCGTTCCAAGGCAACGTCTACGTGGTCGACAACGTTTCTCCTGAAAAG GTTGAAGCTGTGATGGTTTTGCTTGGGAGGCAGGAAATGTGCAGAACAAG AATTGGTTCGTTGACGAGCTTCAGAGAGAAGAAAAAATcaaggaattttaaaaataatatacgtGGCGAAGTTCGCAAAGAGGACGCCCTTAG GATGCAACGGGATAAGGGTCGGTTCACATCATCTAAGACACAACATGAAGATCCCAATTCTGGTGCCACCACTTCTGATGCTACTGAAAATGATAGTTCAAGGACCAACCAGGAACCAGAAGTATATAAGTAA